Proteins encoded within one genomic window of Saccharopolyspora pogona:
- a CDS encoding class I SAM-dependent methyltransferase, which translates to MEDFETAISAYYRLDPERDRLSTWGLLESLRTTELLDRFLPAPPAVVHDVGGARGAYALPLARNGYQVHLIDAWQPHVEAAAAASREQADAPLSSASVGDARELPFGNGSADAVLLFGPLYHLLEREDRVVALREARRVLRPGGILLAAAVSRYASTFDGIQSGDISDPEFEEIVVGDVRDGVHRNIDPEKHPNWFTLTFFHRPAELRDEVAEAGFADVELVAIESAGAYATDPECLAEASDRDAVLRAIRRVEAVPELLGASPHIMAIARRL; encoded by the coding sequence ATGGAGGACTTTGAGACCGCGATTTCGGCTTACTACCGATTGGATCCGGAACGCGACCGGCTCTCCACCTGGGGATTGCTGGAGTCGCTTCGCACGACCGAACTGCTGGACCGGTTCCTACCGGCACCCCCTGCGGTGGTCCACGACGTCGGCGGCGCGCGGGGCGCATACGCGCTTCCCTTGGCGCGCAACGGATATCAAGTCCACCTGATCGATGCGTGGCAACCACACGTGGAAGCCGCAGCGGCGGCCTCGCGGGAGCAGGCGGACGCCCCGTTGAGCTCCGCGAGCGTCGGGGACGCGCGAGAGCTTCCCTTCGGCAACGGCAGCGCGGACGCCGTTCTGCTGTTCGGCCCGCTTTACCACCTCCTCGAACGCGAGGACCGCGTGGTCGCGCTGCGCGAGGCTCGCCGGGTGCTCCGGCCGGGGGGAATCCTGCTCGCCGCAGCGGTTTCCCGGTACGCATCCACTTTCGACGGTATCCAGAGCGGTGACATCTCCGACCCCGAGTTCGAGGAAATCGTGGTCGGTGATGTACGCGACGGGGTGCACCGCAACATCGATCCGGAGAAGCACCCGAACTGGTTCACGCTGACGTTCTTCCACCGCCCCGCCGAACTCCGCGACGAAGTCGCCGAGGCGGGCTTCGCCGACGTCGAACTGGTCGCCATCGAGAGCGCGGGCGCCTACGCGACGGACCCCGAGTGCCTCGCCGAGGCCTCGGACCGGGATGCGGTCCTGCGAGCCATCCGCCGCGTCGAAGCGGTTCCGGAGCTCCTCGGCGCCAGCCCGCACATCATGGCCATCGCCCGTCGGCTATAG
- a CDS encoding decaprenyl-phosphate phosphoribosyltransferase: MPSAKSDDIKDKSSDAYHAKVTAKAGTTAGLVSGLVKELRPKQWVKNVLVLTVPFAAGEILNPGILGHAVIAFLVFSMAASGIYFVNDAIDVEADRQHPTKRNRPIAAGLIPVPIAYAACVLLLGGSLVISALTSTPLLVVMAVYILVQLGYCFGLKHQPVIDLCIVASGFLLRAIAGGAAANLVITQWFYLIVAFGSLFMVAGKRYAEVKLAMETGAKIRKSLKAYSPSYLRFVWAIAAAITIMCYALWAYDIREFESSRWGLISIIPMVVAILRYAVDIDKGVAGEPEEVVLKDKVLMVLGVILAGCLFLAFYL; the protein is encoded by the coding sequence GTGCCGTCGGCCAAGTCCGACGACATCAAGGACAAGTCCTCGGACGCCTACCACGCGAAGGTGACCGCCAAGGCGGGCACCACGGCGGGCCTGGTCTCCGGCCTGGTCAAGGAGCTGCGCCCCAAGCAGTGGGTGAAGAACGTCCTGGTCCTGACCGTTCCGTTCGCGGCGGGCGAGATCCTGAACCCGGGCATCCTGGGGCACGCGGTGATCGCGTTCCTCGTGTTCTCGATGGCCGCGTCCGGCATCTACTTCGTCAACGACGCGATCGACGTCGAGGCCGACCGCCAGCACCCGACGAAGCGGAACCGCCCGATCGCCGCCGGCCTGATCCCGGTGCCGATCGCGTACGCGGCGTGCGTGCTGCTGCTGGGCGGTTCGCTGGTGATCTCGGCCCTGACCAGCACGCCGCTGCTGGTCGTGATGGCGGTCTACATCCTGGTGCAGCTGGGCTACTGCTTCGGCCTGAAGCACCAGCCGGTGATCGACCTGTGCATCGTGGCGTCCGGCTTCCTGCTGCGCGCCATCGCCGGTGGTGCCGCTGCGAACCTGGTCATCACGCAATGGTTTTACCTGATCGTGGCGTTCGGCTCGCTGTTCATGGTGGCGGGCAAGCGCTACGCGGAGGTCAAGCTGGCGATGGAGACCGGCGCGAAGATCCGCAAGTCGCTGAAGGCGTACTCGCCGTCCTACCTGCGGTTCGTGTGGGCGATCGCGGCGGCCATCACGATCATGTGCTACGCGCTGTGGGCGTACGACATCCGGGAGTTCGAGTCGTCCCGCTGGGGCCTGATCTCGATCATCCCGATGGTGGTGGCGATCCTGCGGTACGCGGTGGACATCGACAAGGGCGTGGCGGGCGAGCCGGAGGAAGTGGTCCTGAAGGACAAGGTCCTGATGGTCCTCGGCGTGATCCTCGCCGGCTGCCTGTTCCTGGCGTTCTACCTGTAA
- a CDS encoding glycosyltransferase family 2 protein yields the protein MADTMRQQVRIPVPHQRQATREGAPPLISYVLPVYNEVAGIRRFHEELVETTASRPEFDYEFIYVNDGSADGSLDALRDLAKNDPRVRVVDFARNFGHQIAITAGLDHAQGDAVIVMDTDLQDPPRVSLELIDTWLSGAEIVSARRRTRRDTPFKRATAHTYYRVLRRCAEVDIPVDTGDFRLLDRRAAEELRGFRERSRFIRGMVASMGFEQREVLFDRDDRMAGETKYPMRKMMRLAADGVTSFSTVPLKLITRIGFITLGLAMLGIIYAVTLRLFFPSITVSGWTMLMVAMLFLGGLQMLSLGVIGSYVGRIYHEVQQRPLYIVRNVISHDED from the coding sequence ATGGCCGACACGATGCGCCAACAGGTCCGGATTCCGGTGCCGCATCAGCGGCAGGCCACCCGCGAGGGCGCGCCGCCGCTGATCTCCTACGTGCTGCCGGTCTACAACGAGGTGGCGGGCATCCGCCGGTTCCACGAGGAGCTCGTCGAGACCACGGCCAGCCGCCCCGAATTCGACTACGAGTTCATCTACGTCAACGACGGCTCCGCGGACGGATCGCTGGACGCACTGCGGGACCTGGCCAAGAACGACCCGCGCGTGCGGGTGGTGGACTTCGCCCGCAACTTCGGCCACCAGATCGCCATCACCGCAGGGCTGGACCACGCGCAGGGCGACGCGGTGATCGTGATGGACACCGACCTGCAGGACCCGCCGCGGGTCAGCCTGGAGCTGATCGACACTTGGCTGTCCGGTGCGGAGATCGTGTCCGCCCGGCGGCGCACCCGCCGCGACACCCCGTTCAAGCGCGCCACCGCGCACACCTACTACCGGGTGCTGCGGCGCTGCGCCGAGGTGGACATCCCGGTGGACACCGGCGACTTCCGGCTGCTCGACCGGCGCGCCGCCGAGGAGCTGCGGGGATTCCGGGAACGCAGCCGGTTCATCCGGGGCATGGTCGCCTCGATGGGGTTCGAGCAGCGCGAGGTGCTCTTCGACCGCGACGATCGGATGGCCGGCGAGACCAAGTACCCGATGCGGAAGATGATGCGACTGGCCGCCGACGGGGTCACCAGCTTCTCCACCGTGCCGCTGAAGCTGATCACCCGGATCGGGTTCATCACGCTGGGCCTGGCGATGCTCGGCATCATCTACGCGGTGACGCTGCGGCTGTTCTTCCCCTCGATCACGGTCTCCGGGTGGACCATGCTGATGGTCGCGATGCTGTTCCTGGGCGGGCTGCAGATGCTGTCGCTGGGGGTCATCGGCAGCTACGTCGGCCGGATCTATCACGAGGTGCAGCAGCGCCCCCTCTACATAGTGCGGAACGTGATCTCGCATGACGAAGACTGA
- a CDS encoding GtrA family protein, whose protein sequence is MTKTEPIGGSDRLISRSLLRYALIGASGVLLDYLLFLLLFNAVGLHEQLANAISTTAGITNNFVLNTLFNFRKRDRILVRFLRFYAVGVAGIAWAFVLLQVFSGWLGIDPNLVKAGSLPVVLIFQYSINKKWSFG, encoded by the coding sequence ATGACGAAGACTGAACCGATCGGCGGCAGCGACCGGCTGATCAGCCGGTCGCTGCTGCGCTACGCGTTGATCGGCGCCAGCGGCGTGCTGCTGGACTACCTGCTGTTCCTGCTGCTGTTCAACGCTGTCGGGCTGCACGAGCAGCTCGCGAACGCGATCAGCACGACGGCCGGGATCACCAACAACTTCGTGCTCAACACGTTGTTCAACTTCCGCAAGCGGGACCGGATCCTGGTGCGGTTCCTGCGGTTCTACGCCGTCGGCGTGGCCGGGATCGCGTGGGCGTTCGTGCTGCTGCAGGTGTTCTCCGGCTGGCTGGGCATCGACCCGAACCTGGTCAAGGCCGGTTCGCTGCCGGTGGTGCTGATCTTCCAGTACTCGATCAACAAGAAGTGGAGCTTCGGATGA
- a CDS encoding decaprenylphospho-beta-D-erythro-pentofuranosid-2-ulose 2-reductase, which translates to MIDAVGNPQSLLVLGGTSDIALATAKQYAEARPLRIILADRPEESERLNEAAETLRKTGSTVSILTFDARKPDTHAEVIDKAFADGDVDVTLIAFGIQGDNEKGWTDVEAARAVADINYVAPVSLGVLLAAKLRKQGHGNVAVMSSPAGERARRSNFVYGSSKAGLDVFFTGLAYALEEHGVKVTVVRPNFTHTKLTEGMKAAPMANTPESVAKVIVDGVRKGSPLVYAPAQFRFVMSILRHVPRAIFRRLPI; encoded by the coding sequence GTGATCGACGCCGTTGGAAACCCCCAATCCCTGTTGGTGCTCGGCGGCACCTCCGACATCGCGCTGGCGACGGCGAAGCAGTACGCCGAAGCCCGCCCGCTGCGGATCATCCTCGCGGATCGCCCCGAGGAGTCGGAGCGCCTGAACGAGGCCGCCGAGACGCTGCGCAAGACCGGCAGCACGGTGTCGATCCTGACGTTCGACGCCCGCAAGCCGGATACGCACGCGGAGGTGATCGACAAGGCGTTCGCCGACGGCGACGTCGACGTCACGCTGATCGCCTTCGGCATCCAGGGCGACAACGAGAAGGGCTGGACGGACGTCGAGGCGGCCCGCGCGGTGGCCGACATCAACTACGTGGCCCCGGTGTCGCTGGGCGTGCTGCTTGCCGCGAAGCTGCGCAAGCAGGGCCACGGCAACGTCGCGGTGATGTCCTCCCCCGCCGGTGAGCGCGCGCGGCGGTCGAACTTCGTCTACGGCTCCTCGAAGGCGGGCCTGGACGTGTTCTTCACCGGTCTGGCTTACGCGCTGGAGGAGCACGGCGTCAAGGTGACTGTCGTGCGGCCGAACTTCACCCACACCAAGCTGACCGAGGGCATGAAGGCTGCGCCGATGGCGAACACTCCGGAAAGCGTCGCCAAGGTGATCGTGGACGGCGTCCGCAAGGGCAGTCCGCTGGTGTACGCCCCCGCGCAGTTCCGGTTCGTGATGTCGATCCTGCGGCACGTGCCGCGCGCTATCTTCCGCCGCCTGCCGATCTGA
- a CDS encoding arabinosyltransferase domain-containing protein: protein MKYWSSSAQLDPPAEPRPVEADRPKRSRLGQWLVHLLACCVGIVGLGCALALPLAPVWVDRTEVSWTGAESTTAFFAPYRPASFDASVPCPVLRAALDRPERTTVLTTLPPGSAREGLVLATRDGKPELVLDQHQVPLPPGTCDLAIHADSGQSVVTPGGRPPIVLPGVAAPEIFTFATDLEPAQLAGMSVTACTFSWFDTSPTDSKSTLITATLVLALVSLVLLFVHAPPVFGAIRLRPLLLPVDAAVAAVLAGWLVIGPLTDDDGFAMMTVRNYDVAGDIGNYYRWFNASETPFTLVQHLMRWVSADSLAPAWLRVPSTIAGLLTWIVVSRGIVAPVCRGTRRLPLHLLAAVFFLACWLPFGLGIRPEPFVALGTSALVAALLKMSRTRAPHFWLGVAALIAGLTVAVTPTGVSALITVIVFAPRIGRVLVERGALPRWISVPMRVVLLGCVGSVGVVAMFADSTLGGVRQATAIHDEFGPSLGWYQEFDRYANLLGTGMWGAAGKRMVVFLVVTAVLVAAACAMRQVHRWTRLTDLPMLLGAVAAVLVAMWLTPSKWTHHFGALAGVGSALLAVTVVLLGRVGRLDHAKREARLVGVFGGIAASVAASLAFMGPNAWPSQSNLAMPWSDMPVRPDLPMDNPALWLATGAAVGVLTFGFVRIRTKLPKQPGPVGLMWTVMPSSVLGLAALASVAVLIGSFIAAPQTMGDRFSIARMNWQSIRANSCGLESEIETLPIAKRLMPVAGTAELDGFTAGGAPPQEPDLREERSGEPLQAEKPDDPKAPEGEVASTSASQFAWTSTTGGPQTTGSLTSAWFGLPGLTGDQTLSLWVSGRPEQGNSLALEFGTAGGRQVATRELRDPPPTDLPFDDPRHGRPIDWRNFRGWRLLTVEPDAIPAGAERVRVRAEDRTSDDQGWLTVSGPAVRDVVPLRQALEGREPALIDWPMSFVFPCLFNYPQVSHGVATSPRMLITPPAGEGSMAFGPDMGGVFAGVPMLSQRLELPTRLRHAPGNTWGHLYYVRYPIDRDAYATTRHRERIGGADGDPAYPFEAH from the coding sequence GTGAAGTACTGGAGCAGCTCGGCGCAACTCGATCCCCCGGCCGAACCGCGGCCCGTCGAAGCCGACCGCCCCAAGCGGTCCCGGCTCGGCCAGTGGCTGGTGCACCTGCTGGCGTGCTGCGTCGGCATCGTCGGGCTCGGCTGCGCGCTCGCCCTTCCGCTGGCACCGGTCTGGGTGGACCGCACCGAGGTCAGCTGGACAGGTGCCGAGTCCACGACCGCGTTCTTCGCGCCCTACCGCCCAGCTTCGTTCGACGCGTCCGTGCCGTGCCCGGTGCTGCGCGCCGCGCTCGACCGGCCGGAGCGGACCACGGTCCTGACCACCCTGCCGCCGGGCAGCGCCCGCGAAGGCCTGGTCCTGGCCACCCGCGACGGGAAACCCGAGCTCGTGCTCGACCAGCATCAGGTGCCGCTGCCGCCCGGCACCTGCGACCTGGCGATCCACGCGGACTCCGGGCAATCCGTGGTGACCCCGGGCGGCCGACCTCCGATCGTGCTGCCCGGGGTGGCCGCGCCGGAGATCTTCACTTTCGCCACCGATCTCGAACCCGCGCAGCTGGCCGGGATGTCGGTGACCGCCTGCACCTTCTCCTGGTTCGACACCTCGCCGACCGACAGCAAGAGCACCCTGATCACGGCCACGCTGGTGCTCGCGCTCGTGTCGCTGGTCCTGCTGTTCGTCCACGCCCCACCGGTATTCGGCGCGATCCGCCTGCGGCCGCTGCTCCTGCCGGTCGATGCCGCGGTCGCCGCGGTACTGGCGGGATGGCTGGTCATCGGGCCGCTCACGGACGATGACGGCTTCGCGATGATGACCGTCCGCAACTACGACGTGGCCGGCGACATCGGCAACTACTACCGCTGGTTCAACGCCTCCGAAACCCCGTTCACACTGGTCCAGCACCTGATGCGGTGGGTTTCGGCGGACAGCCTCGCGCCCGCCTGGCTGCGCGTGCCCAGCACGATCGCCGGGCTGCTGACCTGGATCGTCGTCAGCCGCGGCATCGTCGCGCCGGTGTGCCGGGGCACCCGGCGCCTGCCGCTGCACCTGCTCGCGGCGGTGTTCTTCCTGGCCTGCTGGCTGCCGTTCGGGTTGGGCATCCGGCCGGAGCCGTTCGTCGCGCTCGGCACGTCCGCGCTGGTCGCGGCCCTGCTGAAGATGTCCCGGACGCGGGCACCGCACTTCTGGCTCGGCGTCGCCGCGCTGATCGCCGGGCTGACGGTGGCGGTCACGCCGACCGGCGTCAGCGCGCTGATCACCGTGATCGTGTTCGCGCCGCGCATCGGCCGGGTGCTGGTGGAGCGGGGCGCGCTGCCGCGTTGGATCAGCGTGCCCATGCGCGTCGTGCTGCTCGGCTGCGTGGGATCGGTCGGCGTGGTGGCGATGTTCGCCGACTCGACGCTGGGCGGGGTCCGGCAGGCGACCGCGATCCACGACGAGTTCGGGCCCAGCCTCGGCTGGTACCAGGAGTTCGACCGGTACGCGAACCTGCTCGGCACGGGCATGTGGGGCGCCGCCGGCAAGCGGATGGTGGTGTTCCTCGTCGTGACGGCCGTGCTGGTCGCTGCGGCGTGCGCGATGCGGCAGGTGCACCGGTGGACCAGGCTGACCGACCTGCCGATGCTGCTCGGCGCCGTAGCCGCTGTCTTGGTGGCGATGTGGTTGACGCCGTCGAAGTGGACGCACCACTTCGGGGCGCTCGCCGGGGTCGGCTCCGCGCTGCTCGCGGTGACGGTCGTGCTGCTGGGGCGGGTCGGCCGGCTCGACCACGCCAAGCGGGAAGCGCGGCTGGTCGGCGTGTTCGGTGGGATCGCCGCGTCGGTGGCCGCGAGCCTGGCGTTCATGGGACCGAACGCCTGGCCGTCGCAGTCGAACCTGGCGATGCCGTGGTCCGACATGCCCGTCCGGCCCGACCTGCCGATGGACAACCCGGCGCTGTGGCTCGCGACGGGTGCGGCGGTCGGCGTGCTCACCTTCGGCTTCGTCCGGATCCGCACGAAGCTGCCGAAGCAGCCCGGCCCCGTCGGTCTCATGTGGACGGTCATGCCGTCGTCGGTGCTGGGGTTGGCGGCGCTGGCGTCGGTGGCGGTGCTGATCGGATCTTTCATCGCCGCGCCACAGACGATGGGCGACCGCTTCTCCATCGCCCGGATGAACTGGCAGAGCATCCGGGCCAACAGCTGCGGGTTGGAGAGCGAGATCGAGACGCTGCCGATCGCCAAGCGGCTGATGCCGGTGGCCGGGACCGCCGAACTCGACGGCTTCACCGCGGGTGGCGCGCCGCCGCAGGAGCCCGACCTGCGCGAAGAGCGCTCGGGCGAGCCGTTGCAGGCGGAGAAGCCCGACGACCCGAAGGCACCCGAGGGCGAGGTGGCGTCGACGTCGGCGAGCCAGTTCGCCTGGACCAGCACGACGGGTGGACCGCAGACGACCGGCTCACTGACCTCAGCCTGGTTCGGCCTGCCCGGACTCACCGGCGACCAGACGCTGTCGCTGTGGGTCTCGGGTCGGCCCGAGCAGGGCAACTCGCTGGCCCTGGAGTTCGGCACGGCCGGCGGGCGGCAGGTGGCGACGCGCGAGCTGCGTGATCCACCGCCGACGGATCTGCCGTTCGACGACCCGCGTCACGGCCGGCCGATCGACTGGCGGAACTTCCGCGGTTGGCGGCTGCTCACGGTCGAGCCCGACGCGATCCCGGCCGGGGCCGAGCGGGTGCGGGTGCGCGCCGAGGACCGCACCAGCGACGACCAGGGGTGGCTGACCGTCAGCGGCCCCGCAGTCCGGGACGTGGTGCCGCTGCGGCAGGCGCTCGAAGGGCGGGAACCGGCGCTGATCGACTGGCCGATGAGCTTCGTCTTCCCCTGCCTCTTCAACTACCCGCAGGTGTCGCACGGCGTCGCGACCAGCCCTCGGATGCTGATCACACCGCCCGCCGGCGAGGGCTCGATGGCGTTCGGGCCCGACATGGGCGGCGTGTTCGCCGGGGTGCCGATGCTGTCCCAGCGGCTCGAGCTCCCCACCCGCCTGCGCCACGCCCCCGGCAACACCTGGGGCCACCTCTACTACGTCCGCTACCCGATCGACCGTGACGCCTACGCGACGACGCGGCACCGCGAACGTATCGGCGGCGCCGACGGCGACCCCGCCTACCCGTTCGAGGCGCACTGA
- a CDS encoding phosphatase PAP2 family protein gives MAELTTATAPEEPAAAPTDEAPAAVTPETVALRKVQGALAKPAVVKTAQAMSLFGEHAGGWLAIGAVGALVDRKRRGEWLTAAVGVAAAHAASIAVKRVVRRRRPADPEVQVLVGTPSKLSFPSSHATSTTAAAVLYGGLTGKKLTPVLVPPMMVSRLVLGVHYPSDVVAGSALGGAVAWGVRRFMRRRRNRG, from the coding sequence GTGGCAGAGCTGACGACGGCGACCGCCCCCGAAGAACCGGCCGCCGCACCCACCGACGAGGCACCGGCAGCGGTCACCCCCGAGACCGTCGCGCTGCGCAAGGTGCAGGGCGCGCTGGCGAAGCCGGCGGTGGTCAAGACCGCCCAGGCGATGTCGCTGTTTGGCGAGCACGCCGGCGGCTGGCTGGCCATCGGCGCGGTCGGCGCGCTGGTGGACCGCAAGCGCCGCGGCGAGTGGCTGACCGCCGCCGTCGGGGTCGCCGCCGCGCACGCGGCGTCGATCGCGGTCAAGCGCGTGGTGCGGCGCCGCCGCCCCGCCGACCCCGAGGTCCAGGTGCTGGTGGGCACGCCGAGCAAGCTGAGCTTCCCGTCCTCGCACGCGACGTCCACGACGGCCGCCGCGGTGCTCTACGGCGGGTTGACGGGCAAGAAGCTGACCCCGGTGCTGGTGCCGCCGATGATGGTCAGCCGGCTTGTCCTGGGGGTTCATTATCCGAGCGATGTGGTCGCCGGTTCGGCGCTCGGCGGTGCCGTGGCGTGGGGCGTGCGGCGATTCATGAGACGGCGGAGGAACCGTGGCTGA
- a CDS encoding NAD(P)/FAD-dependent oxidoreductase produces MRVGVVGAGATGLTAAFDTVKAGHDVTVLEASTELGGLAASIEVGGTPLERFYHHSFRTDRAIIELVEELGLGHLLRFHKPSTGVYIDGELHDFGTPQEMLRFPKFSLLDRCRFGASSAVLKFVRNGQRFNSVRALDWMRRWAGPRVTETIWEPLLTGKFGAHAEQISMAWLWARIHYRTFELGYVHGGFEQVYRALLDAVTERGGKVEFGKPVESIRQPGATVLVGAGDGSSYEFDRLIVTVPQPVFAKAAGIASDHVLWQNQYLGATCFVLECDRSVIPHYWLNINDPAFPFLAVVEHTNMVDRSEYGGRHIVYVGNYVPREDWRFTTDPAELLERYIPWLRKLNPDFDRSWILDWHFSKAGFAQPIVTPQYRSLIPGHHTAMPGVTLATMSQIYPQDRGQSYAIAMAHEVTNRLSLDLE; encoded by the coding sequence ATGAGAGTAGGCGTCGTCGGGGCGGGCGCGACCGGTTTGACTGCGGCGTTCGACACGGTGAAGGCCGGGCACGACGTGACGGTGCTGGAGGCGTCCACGGAACTGGGCGGGCTGGCGGCGTCGATCGAGGTCGGCGGGACGCCGCTGGAGCGCTTCTACCACCACAGCTTCCGCACCGACCGGGCGATAATCGAGCTGGTCGAGGAGCTCGGCCTGGGGCACCTGCTGCGGTTCCACAAGCCCAGCACCGGCGTGTACATCGACGGGGAGCTGCACGACTTCGGCACGCCGCAGGAGATGCTGCGGTTCCCGAAGTTCTCGCTGCTGGACCGGTGCCGCTTCGGGGCGTCGTCGGCGGTGCTTAAGTTCGTCCGAAATGGACAGCGGTTCAACTCGGTGCGGGCGCTGGACTGGATGCGCCGTTGGGCCGGACCGCGCGTCACCGAGACGATCTGGGAGCCGCTGCTGACCGGCAAGTTCGGTGCCCACGCCGAGCAGATCTCGATGGCCTGGTTGTGGGCGCGGATCCACTACCGGACCTTCGAACTCGGTTACGTGCACGGCGGTTTCGAGCAGGTGTACCGGGCGCTGCTGGACGCGGTGACCGAACGCGGCGGGAAGGTGGAGTTCGGCAAGCCGGTCGAGTCGATCCGCCAGCCCGGCGCGACGGTGCTGGTGGGCGCCGGGGACGGCAGCAGCTACGAGTTCGACAGGCTGATCGTGACCGTGCCGCAACCGGTGTTCGCGAAGGCCGCCGGGATCGCATCGGACCACGTGCTGTGGCAGAACCAGTACCTCGGCGCGACCTGCTTCGTCCTGGAGTGCGACCGCAGCGTCATCCCGCACTACTGGCTGAACATCAACGACCCGGCGTTCCCGTTCCTGGCGGTCGTCGAGCACACCAACATGGTCGACCGCAGCGAGTACGGCGGGCGGCACATCGTCTACGTCGGCAACTACGTGCCGCGCGAGGACTGGCGGTTCACCACCGATCCGGCCGAACTGCTGGAGCGCTACATCCCCTGGCTGCGCAAGCTGAACCCGGACTTCGACCGGTCCTGGATCCTCGACTGGCACTTCTCCAAGGCGGGCTTCGCCCAACCGATCGTGACGCCGCAGTACCGGTCCCTGATCCCCGGCCACCACACGGCGATGCCCGGCGTGACCCTGGCGACGATGTCCCAGATCTACCCGCAGGACAGGGGCCAGTCCTACGCAATAGCGATGGCCCACGAAGTGACCAACCGCCTGAGCCTCGACCTGGAGTGA